ctcctttcttctaaaTTTTTAACCTCTTCCTTTCTGCTGATTCTTCCTCTCAATAGTGCTAGGAACACCAGCTAGAAATATTCacacaaattattttcaagtcAAAATAATTTTCCTGACAGATTCTCAAGGCTAGATACCGTGAAGAGGACACATATGCTTAGGAAGGTAAAGAAAACAAACTGTAGACACATTAGCCAGGTAAGAGAAtcctattctggagaaggaaatagcaacccactccagtgtgcttgcctggagaatcctgcggacagaggagcctggtgggctgctgtccacagggtcgcacagagtcggaaacgactgaagtgtcttagcatgtAGCAGAATTCTATTCATCCATCACTGAGtcaaagaaaactgaaagttGGTGCCAGGACAACCCCCTCCTTACTCTCAGTCCCACTTTTCCATGAGATATCCGTGACCTGTGAATGTTCGTTAATATCACCTGGCACATGATAGAGGCAACTGTGTACACCCAAGGGAACCCAAAGAACTATCCACAGGGGTAGCCCTTGTGCCTCTCCTCATCTGGCATTCATCTGCTAAGAGTCCTGGCTCTTCTTTCAGTTCCTCAAGCATGTCGACATCTATCCTGCCTTTGAATATGGCATAACCTCTGCCTGAAGCCCTTTGTCATTTCTTCTCCTTCCACTCTGTCTTTGACATGACTGGCTCCTTACCCGTCAACTCCCAGCTCAAATATCACCTTTCCTGACTGCTCATTTGATATCACCATGTCCTTCATAGAATTTCTCATGGCttataatttttgttattaatttttcttaCCACTAGACTGTCAATCACTAGACTATAAACTCTATGAGAACAGGAATTATATCTATCTTACTTACCATTATGTTTTCAGTACCTAACATATGGAAATACTTGAAAAagtgtggaatgaatgaattatattaaaaattagcTCAGCGTTATAGTGGTTCTGGAAGAGGAAGCTTCGCAGAACCACCTGAGGTTCTTATTTAAACTAAACAATCCTAAACCCCCTTCCCTAACTACATTTcaaactgtcaaaaaaaaaaaaaagctatagcTGGACAGTTGTtaaagccataaaaatgaattttattcagGACTATTGCAATAAGGGAAAAGAGACTTAGGTACAGAAGGGGGCGCAAGTCCAAATGAGCAAGTAGTAACTTATGGCCAAGGAACAGGTGGGAGGTCCATGAATGGAAAGTTACTAAGAGGTAAAAGGGGAGACTCTGGCTAAACTGACCTAACAAGCTCTTTAGTGAAGGAGGGGCCAGGGTGATCAGACATCACCTAGAGGGTGGTGAGGGTAAGGAACCTGATCATATTTGGAGAGTGATCAGATGTCCaaggtggggttttttttgataAACTGACTTAGCAGGGCTCTCGGTAATATTATATTTTGCAAGGAAGTACACAGATGGATCTAGGACAAGGTTCAGGAGCCCAACTAAAGTGGATCAAGCAAAGAATCTATGCCAATACCTAGAGTCAGATGTGCCATTTTCTGGATTGGGAGAGGGTATTGGTACACAAATAGAATCTGGGTCCCTCAGAGCCCTCCAGATTCTGGCACAGGGTAAGGGGTATAATATCAGTAATCATCACAGGAAGAGGAATGGTTGTGCGCAACTGAGAAAAGTCATCCATCAATCTTCACATGTCATCCCAGGCTCCTGTGAGAACCACTGCTCCATTCCTACACTTTATCACTCCTCAGATCTTCATGTGGAGGAGCTTGTCAATTCCCAGACCCTCGATCTTTCAGCCAATCTcagaaggaggaaatggtgacccactccagtattcttgcctgggaaatcccatggacagaggagactggtgggctacagtccatggagtcacagagagttcgACACAACTAAACAAGCACCCACtattcacacacaaaaatctCTAGGGAAGCTTCCATATGGGCAACAACTTTGATCATTTCAACTTTCTTGATCTTTAACATTCTTGTCCTCTCCACAGGGACCTTCAATCATTAAACATATTTAAACATTCTACTTGAAGAGGCACTCTTATACTGATAAAATGAGAAGGCAAAGTTACTTCTAACAAGCCACTTAAGTGTTACCATCACCAATGTAAAATGTTATTAGCACTGTGAACTTAAAATCTGGGCCCCTccaaaaaattttcagaaaaagtcATTTCATATCCAGCCCACAGACTCTCCGTCATCAGTCTCCCATAAGTCCACACCCTTTAGTTGTATGAAATAAGAAAGGAGGGATGATATAGTAGGGGTAATGGTGAGGGGTACAAATTAAAGGGGTTTGGAacaatattcttaaaatatttttattctttttttgagcTGCAAATTCTTCCAACACTTCTTGCTTTGGGGAGAAATACTGCAGGGTAAAATAGGAAGCAGTTCTAAGAGTTATCCCTGAGGGTCTTGTCTATGCAGTAACCAATGATTAAAACAGTTTCCTCACCTCACTTACTTAGGACTGACATGAATGGGAAAAGTTAAGGTACTCAAGAAGAAGATTAGAATTTCAATTGAACTGCTTTCTGGAAAAGCAGTGGACTAGAAATTACTTAATCactcttttcagtttttaaaaattaaaatgcaacaCATTTCAATCACAACTAAGCCTGGTATTCAAATGGAAATGTGGCTCCCCTAAAATACATTGATCTAATGTCTATTAAAGAAAGAAGTGTTTTCTGGGGAATTTGAGAGTCCATACAGCCTGCTCAATTGCCTGGGGTgacacagagagaaaagacaaaccTTTTGAGAAATTAGAGCTGAAATCATGATTTAGGATTGATTGAGCTAGTCCTGTCTTCTGTCTTGGTGTCTGCTCCctcctctggggaaaaaaaaaagtgataatatTATCTTGCAAGATAATTAAGAGGACCAGTCATGCTAACAGTAATAATAAGAGCAAAGGGCAATAAGAGTAAAGGGCAATTGTGTATGGCAATATTTTACACACCATATTCTAGATCCCTAAGAATCAGTGGAGGgaccttatttttaaattatatttttatgcagGGGCCTCCTGAGTTTGCATTAGGAAAAAGCCATTCAAGATGCTTCTTCCTGAATATTATGTAGTTTGATTTACAGTCCCAGAAATGTGACCTCAGGTAAGCACTCAGAAACATTTAATGGCTCCTAAACTTTACATTTAAGATTTTTGTATTTCTCGAGTTGAACCTGCCCTCATCGATTTTCATTTGTTCCCTTCGAAACTGTTTACTGAAATGATCATTTTCCCCTTTGAATTGAGAATATTTCCAAGATTGTGTATTAAACAGTGGTAATTATTGGGTCTCACACTCTTAGAGCTGCTAAAATGGCTATTTACCTTCCTCTGGACATAAAACAACCCCCAAAGAGTCTACTTTTTTAACCAATACATAACTTCTAATAAAGGAACTGTCAAaacaaaattcttaatttttcaaattgCTCTTAATGTGACTAAAGGCTGAAATAATTTCTCTATTGTTCTCCCTGTTTAAGGGTTCTAGCTGAAGGttttaataaacaaaatgtatCAACTCAACTCCAATCATCTtcatttcatctctctctctcttctcacacacacacacacagcacccacacacacatccatacacacaaacacacatacttcACACACCATTGCaatcaaaggaaaataatatacCAAAGTTTGTGCAGCAAACTCCTAATTAATGATGAAAGCTCCTCGGAGTCCTGGTGCTGTTTTCCCAGTGGAcctctattttaaaaacatttttctttgaaaacaacAGCATGATTAATCCCACCATTCCTATCTAAATTATTTATGCAGAAACAACAATGCACAATGAGCAATTATGAAAAACACTTTATTATGTATAATTTGTACATGCTTCAATTTGTGATGCTTGGGTGATTTATTTTCCAGGTTGTGATGTCATCTGTCAAGATTTTACCTGATCTAATTTTCATCCTGTCATGCCACCTACAAAAATACAATTTTCAAAGTGAAGTTCTTCCTCTTTGCTTAAATATTCACTTTTAAAAGTttgtcagacagagaaaataaGAATAGAACACTTTGTACACAGAGCCACACCATACAAGGCATTACCCTTCACACAGTAACAtctaatgtgttctttttatttggAAACAGCAGGAAGACAGCCCCCTTTTCCTTAGAGGGAAATGCAAACTTTGTTGCTAAAGCCAGACTCCAGGGATGAAGGTGTGGTCCCCTggggaaagtggggagggggcttaTGGAGAAGCGTGGGTGCCTCATAAGCACTTCAGGAGGAAGGAATTGCAGGAGGTTCCTCGGGGACAGTCACACAGCTTCCCAATCCTAGCTCCTTTCCGCACGGCGCACTGCTCTCCCGCGTCACACTGCAAACAACACAATGTATAGTCATGCCGCACAAGCACACCTGTGCTCCCAACAGGCGCGTCGCCCCATCAACAGAGTCTGTCTCTGGGGAGGGACAGATGAACCCTACCACACCACCGTGGGTCTAAGTATAGTCAGGCTTGAAACAAGGAGAGCCTTGGGCTTGTTATTTGAGAGAGAGAACATAAAAAgtaagaaatttaaattattaaactCTCCTACTGTGTTCTACCTTTTTCAGGGTACCTTTCCTGGGTCCTCCAATTGCTCatcaaaaaaaaagtcaaccaaACCTTTTCATCTAAGAAATAAACAATAGACCTTGCAATCCTTGCTCCCTGTGTCCACCTTCTCATcccaagaaaaaaagattaaaatgtgtgtgtgtgtgtgtgtgtgtgtgtgtgtgtgtgtgtgattcaagGACGGTGAACAGACAGGAATCAAGATTTTTTACTTGAACTTAGGTTTTTAAAAACTGGCAGTGCTTCAGAAGGCAGGAAGTAAATTAGAGGAACAAGAACTGACTAGATTCAAGGACTCTTCCACTCAGAGAATTCTTtgggaggtttaaaaaaaaaaaaaaaagcgtattTTCAGGAAATACTGCTTTCCACAGAAACCCAAGGGCAGATTCCTGGTACCAGTTGTTTGATGTTCCAGAATGGCCAATCTATTCTTTAACTTTAGAGACCAAGAGAAAAGGGTTGACACAGTGGAAGCAAAGGGGAGCCCACGAACTCTGCAAACCCATTATCTGAATGAATAGCCACATCCTGGGAAGAAGCTGATGTCTAAGGAAGGTTCAAGGGGGTGCATTTCCTCGTAGAAAAGCACAGGGAGGGGTGACCCCAAAGCCTTACCATGGGGACTTGGCCATACTTCTTCTCATAAATTGGAATACGTTTACTCTTGAGCTTCTTCAGAACTTCCTGCAGCGCTTCAATCTGCAACACACCGCCCCCCGGATCCCCAAGTTGCCGCCTTGGCTGTGCGCCCAGCCCAGGTGCTCACTTCCAGCCCTAGTTATAAGGAACCGGGGCACCACACACTCCTCCCCTGGACTCCGCAAAGAGGGACGTTCGAGGGGTGGAAACTTAGCGAGCGCTGTCCCACGTACTGACCGCAGGGCCAGAAGCCGCAGAGACTCCTGTTGCTCTGAGGAGCCGGGATCAGGGATTTGCTCCACAGACTATCTGGAGCCCATGGGCTCAAGACGTTCTTCGAGTGACAGCGGGAGCCGGGGATTTGTGCCCACCTCCCCGGACCCTGAATCTAAGAATCggggtggggaggcggggagagagagagacgcGTACAAAGCAAGGAATATCGCGGCAGCCAGGGGAGTCCGGGGCGAGGGGGTACCGACCAGCTCCTTCTCATGGGAGGCATCCTCCACGGCGGAGTAGATGTCCAGGGCTCGCGGCTGGAGCTCGGCGTCCTCCTGGGCTAAGGCGCCCAGCAaaggtagcagcagcagcagggcggCACCCAGGAGGGGCAGCAGGCGCAGACGGGGGCTCTCCATGGTGCTGAAACTCGGCGCTACTCGGGCACCCTGCGCTCCCACCTTTTATAGCGAGCCTGAGCCGGGGCGCAGGGAAGAAGGAGGGGgcgatgaaggaaggaagggggtgTGGAGGAGGGTCCGGGTCAACCGTCTGTAGGCAGCGCTTCGCCGCCGCTTGACGTCAATGCCCGCCGGGCTCCAGGCGCCCCGGAACGAGGTTCTGCGCACAGATGGGCAAGAGCTCGGAGAACCGGGACCCTGCGCCCCCAAGTGCTGTCAGCCCCGCGGCAAGGGACGCTCCCCTAGGGGCCTGAGCTGAAGTCCAGGGGCGAGAGGTGAGGGATGGAGAGCGGGAGGGGACTAGGAAATGGAAAATGCCTTCGAGTCGAGGCACAGACTGAAGTATCCCTCCCCATCACCTAGCAGCCGAGGGAGTAGCAGGATCCATCTCACAGCACTGCCTTACTCCTTACCCCAGCCCCGTTTGCGGCACCAGGAAGACGGTGTTGCCTCCAGGCACGAACGTTTGCTGAGCACCTTACTAGGCACTCTGTGGTGGAGGGGAGGCAAATACAGtccataaaaaaagagagagagagagagagaaatcacgGCCTTCCTCCTACTGGGTTCTTTGATGGAGTCTGTGTGGtaatgagaaggaaaaggaaaatagacTAATCCCAACTCAGCAGCTACGTGGAGAGTGTAGGGAGCCAGATTCCGGCTTCAGTCCTGGCTCTACCCTTACAAACTGTGTGACTTCGGGCAAAATGAAAAACATATCTGATCCTCccccattttttgttttgttttggaaaagtggaattttaaaatgtacctcACAATGTTTTCAAGAGAATGGAATGATAGATTAGGTATATAAAACCCCCGGCCCTTAGCACAATTAGCGCCAAGCCTTTCCTTTGAAATTTGAGGCTGACCAGATAAGTGACTGTGGGCAGTATCTCAGTTTTTCCTCAGGTCAAATGCAGCCATCCTTGGAACCCCTCCTACCCACTGCCCACCCCTGAAATCTAAGAAGTCTGACtagagagaaagcaaagagggtGGGGAAAATGCAATAACCTAATTATGGAGTTATCTTCAAAGATCAAAAGTCAATGGTGAGCCAGGTCCTCAGTGACTgcagaagacaattttttcagAGACTGGAGTTCCTACAGTATAAATGGAAATGCAATTCCTATAGGAGATGTTTTCCCACTTACCTAGAGGCTTATCCCACCTGTCTGCCCATCTGGCTTCTTCTTTCACCACACCCACTTTCTCTTAACTGCTCCTGAATCTATCCACTCTTGCCCAGCCCCATTGCTACCACCCTAGTTCTGGACAGCTGTCCCAACTTACTTCGTGCTTACCACCAGCTGCCACCCCATCTTCTCTTGCTTTCCTCTAATCCATAAGTCACCCCCAAGCAGAGTGTTCTTCCCCTTAAAGTACACTAATGGCTTCCCATTACTTTCCATactaagcatgcatgctaagtcacttcagtcgtgtccaactctttttgaccctatggactggagcccatgaggctcttctgttcatgggattctccaggcagggatactggagtaggttaccatgcccttctccagggcatcttccccacccatggttcaaacctgcatctcttatgtctcctgcattggcaggcagattctttaccactagtgccacctggaaagccccctcaCACGAAGCACGGAATCTAAATTTTTATCCTGACTTACAAAGTACTACTTGATCTGTACCCCTCTCCAACCACATGTCTTACCATTCTGCACAGGCCCCTCTACTCCAGCCTCAGTagccttctttttggtcttcTCACAGGCCAAGCTCATTTCCACTTTGAGGCCTTTACACTTACCTTGCCTAGAAAGTTCTTCCTTCATCCCCAAATGACTATTCCCTGTCATTAAAATCTCAGTTTCAATGTCCTTAATCACCCCATCTAAAGTATCTACCAATTTATTCTCCAAAAGATTTATCATTTAGCAGATGATCTGTGTCATTAGGCTAGTTAATACATAACACACTGTTTCATTTATCAAGTTATTTAATGGCTACTCAAATGCACACTGGAAAGCAATCCAAGAAGTAATAtctcaggactttcctggtggtccagtgcttaaaacTCCACACACCCAAGGCGGGGGGCCCGGGTTtcatccttggtcagagaactagatcccacgtgcagcaactaagcattcacatgccacagctaaagatcctgcatgccacaactaaaaaagaccccgcatgctgcaactaagacctcatGCAGCTAAATAAacgataatttttaaaaagtagtatctTCCCTAATAAGTAGCACACATATTAACAGCATCAAAATACTTCCCTTTGGGATAAACACAACTTGAAAATTAATCTAACACCTCTCCTAGCTCTACCTTTCACACATACTTGCAATTCTACACAATAAAACTTCAGTAGCACCACATATTGCCATTCATACCTTACAGACACATATTGACACTCATTGCAAAACCCATTTCCAGTGATAAAGCTATTGTAAGCTTTAGAGGAAAAATAGTCCCAGATAAGATTTTAGCCCATCCTTCTGCAGAGATGGGATATTCCCAATGTAGCACTTTCTTACATGAAGAGGATGGCACCAACCCAATATCAGCAGGGCTTGAACTTTTGAGCTATCTCTCCAAAGGAGTGGCACAAAGGAAAAGTTATTGTTTGTGTCTGGATAGAGAGAAAGTACTACATAGGGAATATCCCCATCTTTGCAGAAAGATGGGCTAAAATCTTATCTGGGACTATTTTTCCTCTAAAGCTTAGAATACATCATTTACATGCTACCTtaaattcttaaatatttgtatttaagaTTGTTTTTTTACCTGAGTTTGCTGTAACTCCCCTCCCTCAAGTTAAACATTACTCTGTTGTTTTTTGTACACATTTATAATCTcttggggggttggggggcacACTTGCTTCTCTACATTGTCTGCCGTCCACCCTCCCTACCCCCAGAAGGGAGATTACTTTCCACTAATGTTCATTTTCTGTTTACTGACTTTCAGtgcatagcctttcttccaaaggAGCTGATGTTCACTCTGTTCTGACTAAACATCTTTATCAttatctgaaagaaaataatctttcaGAGAAGGACATTTGGTGTTGGTGCTAAATTGGGAGGTGTAGTAGGGAAGAAGATGTGCCTAACAGACAGCCTCCAAAGGAATAAAGCAGAGGAAATTAGACAAAGCTTTCCATTAATTTTATTATGCTTTCAGTTAAAAGGCCTCCAATTTCAaggtttccaatttttaaaaatatgaatgccCAATATGTTCACAGCACTGCTAAGTCTTAGGAGGACTGCTAAGATAATCAAGACCAAGTTCTTGCCCTTGATCTTTGGGTCTGGTCATACCCACAAATACCCCTAATACAACATCTCAGTGAAGTCAGGGTCCTAACAGAGAAGGAGAAGCCCAGAAAAGTTGGAGATTAATTCCCTCTGAAGACAGGAagcttcatgaaaaaaaaatggcaaatgaACTGCTGGATCCTAGAGGGTGGGTAGAATTTCAGCAATAACAAACATCCCACTCTGAGGCCTTGGACGCAAGGGGGCTGTGTAAATGAAGTCACAGAGGCGAGGACATCTTGGGGGATACTGGCCAATCTGCTTTGCTG
The sequence above is a segment of the Bos taurus isolate L1 Dominette 01449 registration number 42190680 breed Hereford chromosome 20, ARS-UCD2.0, whole genome shotgun sequence genome. Coding sequences within it:
- the CARTPT gene encoding cocaine- and amphetamine-regulated transcript protein isoform X1 codes for the protein MESPRLRLLPLLGAALLLLLPLLGALAQEDAELQPRALDIYSAVEDASHEKELIEALQEVLKKLKSKRIPIYEKKYGQVPMCDAGEQCAVRKGARIGKLCDCPRGTSCNSFLLKCL